A stretch of DNA from Candidatus Omnitrophota bacterium:
GACTGGATACCTCCGGATCCGGTCTTATCCCCCGGAACACACGTATCTTCCGGCCGACCAGGGCTCTTTCCACCTCCAGGAGGACCCCCGAGACCTCCGCGGAGGCCCCTCCGGAGAACACGAGCACTTTGTCCGCGCCAAAAGCGTCGGCGGCGGCCCCCAAACCGTTCACGGAACCCTTACCAAACACTATTTTCGAGGGCATTTCATACGAGAACATCTTTTCCTCCCCCAAACTTTACCATGAACTCATTCTTTAATTCCTCCGGGGTCTCGGACGGCCTGCCACTTTTGTCCCTCTCCGGGGTTACTTTGCGTATCTTGATAAGAATGAATGCCGGCCCGGGCGCGCCCAACGCCTTCTTTACTTCTTTCGCGACATCGCGCCGAACGGTTACTTTAACGCTGGTGCGATACCCGCAATCGCAAGCTACGCGTGAGAGATCCACTCCCGAGGAAGCCGTGGGTTGTCCCCCCGTTGTCTCATGGCACTCGTTATCAAGCACTATATGCACCAGCTTTTCAGGTTTACGTGTTCCTATCGTGGCCAGATTGCCCATTTTCATGAGCACCGCCCCATCTCCGTCTATCACCACTATCCTGTGCCCGCCGGTATCGCTTTCGGCCAGGCCTAATCCAATGGCGCTGGCACAGCCCATCGACCCCATCATGTAGAAACTGGCGCGCGCCTTGCTCCCTGAAAAATAATAATCCCTGGTTATCTTCCCAGTGGTCGTCACGACAACGCAATTGTCATCCAGCGCTGAACATATCTCCTCAATGGCGTCCTTCCTGTCCATCTCAAAACGGCACGCTTCTGGTCCCGGTCTCTTTTCACTTGTTAAAGCGCCTTTTTTCACCAAAAAGACCCGCGGCATGTTATCCCTTTTCATTCCCTCCATGGCCTCAGCGACACTTGACCGGAAAATATCCGCCTCATCCGGCAGATACTCATACCTGACACCCAGCA
This window harbors:
- a CDS encoding iron-containing alcohol dehydrogenase, with translation MFSYEMPSKIVFGKGSVNGLGAAADAFGADKVLVFSGGASAEVSGVLLEVERALVGRKIRVFRGIRPDPEVSSLNAGLKLCREFAPGMVVSAGGGSVIDYGKAVAAISSSGEDAGDVFRKKRLDRPGTIPFVAIPTTFGTS
- the aepY gene encoding phosphonopyruvate decarboxylase, producing MDSNKFMDILTGAGFGPFIGVPCSILKAFLGGSQTGKECLIASSEGEAMGIAAGYVLGGKAPVVFMQNSGLGNAVNPLTSLNLIYKLPVLMVITLRGEPGIEDAPQHEIMGARTADLLDVLGVRYEYLPDEADIFRSSVAEAMEGMKRDNMPRVFLVKKGALTSEKRPGPEACRFEMDRKDAIEEICSALDDNCVVVTTTGKITRDYYFSGSKARASFYMMGSMGCASAIGLGLAESDTGGHRIVVIDGDGAVLMKMGNLATIGTRKPEKLVHIVLDNECHETTGGQPTASSGVDLSRVACDCGYRTSVKVTVRRDVAKEVKKALGAPGPAFILIKIRKVTPERDKSGRPSETPEELKNEFMVKFGGGKDVLV